In Amia ocellicauda isolate fAmiCal2 chromosome 5, fAmiCal2.hap1, whole genome shotgun sequence, a genomic segment contains:
- the creb3l2 gene encoding cyclic AMP-responsive element-binding protein 3-like protein 2 isoform X1 — MEILDSGDPLLHWDRNLSELSDPGDSDHGLYNTHFTELMDDFSQDALLGQLLRDPFLSGQGETLDTEEDLAASPPPPHIQAEHSYSLSGDSRPQSPLSHLPGDGTSDGGETDGEGWPMEIDEKVLKMEPMLCESPGLLPALALGLISDKAVSESPSPALSLPVLVSQPAQVQVIKLKEAAEKFTPKIKLEPHEVDQFLNLSPKGLDSLKLPPTPPSSHGSDSEWSQSPTRPCPPSSPTQSQAVLKVAPLGPSSLTNSPLLTAPHKLQGTGPLLLTEEEKRTLIAEGYPVPTKLPLSKAEEKALKKIRRKIKNKISAQESRRKKKEYMDALEKKVETCSNENSELRRKVETLESTNKSLLQQLHCLQAAVAGKVPRSCRVTGTQTTTCLMVVVLCFAFFLSNFPQSFGPCSSIAKTSLPSQLTSQESYTATVKSRSLLGYEDRSGFEEPHPSGLAGENVEKWDRRPDSISAWHREQQASERHVAAEPHTRYLNSSDSHLKKAILIDVHPHRSHLEQRANETTKVIELERTVNKTS, encoded by the exons ATGGAGATACTGGACAGTGGAGACCCGCTGTTGCACTGGGACAGGAATCTCAGCGAGCTCTCTGACCCCGGAGACAGCGACCATGGGCTGTACAATACA CACTTCACCGAGCTCATGGATGATTTTTCCCAAGATGCTCTGCTGGGACAGCTGTTGAGGGACCCCTTTCTGTCGGGCCAGGGGGAGACTCTGGACACAGAAGAAGACCTGGCCGCTTCCCCTCCACCGCCACACATCCAGGCAGAACACAGCTACTCCCTGAGCGGGGACTCCCGGCCCCAGTCACCCCTCTCACACCTCCCTGGGGACGGGACCAGTGATGGAG GAGAGACGGACGGTGAAGGTTGGCCTATGGAGATCGACGAGAAGGTGCTTAAGATGGAGCCGATGCTATGCGAGTCCCCTGGCCTCCTCCCTGCTCTCGCACTCGGCCTAATCTCAGACAAGGCCGTTAGTGAGTCTCCCTCCCCTGCTCTCTCCCTGCCTGTCTTGGTCTCCCAGCCTGCACAAGTTCAGGTGATCAAG TTGAAAGAAGCCGCTGAGAAGTTCACCCCCAAAATTAAGCTGGAGCCACATGAAGTGGATCAGTTTCTGAACCTCTCCCCTAAAG GTCTGGATTCCTTGAAgctgccccccaccccaccaagCTCTCATGGCAGCGATTCAGAGTGGAGTCAGAGTCCTACCCGGCCCTGCCCCCCCTCCAGCCCCACGCAGTCTCAGGCTGTCCTTAAAGTGGCCCCGCTGGGACCTTCCTCCCTCACCAACTCTCCACTGCTCACTGCTCCACAC AAGCTTCAAGGCACCGGGCCCCTCCTTCTCACAGAGGAGGAAAAGAGGACGCTGATCGCTGAGGGCTACCCTGTTCCCACCAAACTCCCTCTCTCCAAAGCTGAGGAAAAAGCCCTGAAGAAAATccgcagaaaaataaaaaacaag ATATCTGCTCAGGAAAGccgaagaaagaagaaagagtaCATGGATGCGCTGGAGAAAAA GGTGGAAACGTGCTCCAATGAGAACAGTGAACTGCGCCGCAAAGTCGAGACTTTGGAGAGCACCAATAA GTCTCTCCTGCAGCAGCTGCACTGCCTGCAGGCCGCAGTTGCTGGCAAGGTCCCACGCTCCTGTCGAGTCACTGGCACCCAAACCACAACCTGTCTTATG GTTGTGGTGCTCTGCTTTGCATTCTTCTTGAGCAATTTTCCTCAGAGTTTTGGCCCCTGCTCCTCCATTGCCAAAACTAGCCTACCCAGTCAACTCACATCTCAGGAGTCTTACACAGCCACAG TGAAATCCAGGAGCCTCCTGGGTTATGAGGATCGCAGTGGCTTTGAGGAGCCGCACCCCTCTGGGCTGGCGGGGGAGAATGTGGAGAAGTGGGACAGGCGACCTGATTCCATATCAGCCTGGCACAGAGAGCAGCAAGCCTCGGAGAGACACGTAGCAGCCGAACCGCACACGCGGTACCTGAACAGCAGTGACTCGCACCTGAAGAAAGCCATACTTATAGATGTTCATCCTCACAG ATCCCATTTGGAGCAGCGGGCAAATGAGACCACAAAAGTGATTGAGCTGGAGAGAACAGTGAATAAAACCTCCTGA
- the creb3l2 gene encoding cyclic AMP-responsive element-binding protein 3-like protein 2 isoform X2: MEILDSGDPLLHWDRNLSELSDPGDSDHGLYNTHFTELMDDFSQDALLGQLLRDPFLSGQGETLDTEEDLAASPPPPHIQAEHSYSLSGDSRPQSPLSHLPGDGTSDGGETDGEGWPMEIDEKVLKMEPMLCESPGLLPALALGLISDKAVSESPSPALSLPVLVSQPAQVQLKEAAEKFTPKIKLEPHEVDQFLNLSPKGLDSLKLPPTPPSSHGSDSEWSQSPTRPCPPSSPTQSQAVLKVAPLGPSSLTNSPLLTAPHKLQGTGPLLLTEEEKRTLIAEGYPVPTKLPLSKAEEKALKKIRRKIKNKISAQESRRKKKEYMDALEKKVETCSNENSELRRKVETLESTNKSLLQQLHCLQAAVAGKVPRSCRVTGTQTTTCLMVVVLCFAFFLSNFPQSFGPCSSIAKTSLPSQLTSQESYTATVKSRSLLGYEDRSGFEEPHPSGLAGENVEKWDRRPDSISAWHREQQASERHVAAEPHTRYLNSSDSHLKKAILIDVHPHRSHLEQRANETTKVIELERTVNKTS; encoded by the exons ATGGAGATACTGGACAGTGGAGACCCGCTGTTGCACTGGGACAGGAATCTCAGCGAGCTCTCTGACCCCGGAGACAGCGACCATGGGCTGTACAATACA CACTTCACCGAGCTCATGGATGATTTTTCCCAAGATGCTCTGCTGGGACAGCTGTTGAGGGACCCCTTTCTGTCGGGCCAGGGGGAGACTCTGGACACAGAAGAAGACCTGGCCGCTTCCCCTCCACCGCCACACATCCAGGCAGAACACAGCTACTCCCTGAGCGGGGACTCCCGGCCCCAGTCACCCCTCTCACACCTCCCTGGGGACGGGACCAGTGATGGAG GAGAGACGGACGGTGAAGGTTGGCCTATGGAGATCGACGAGAAGGTGCTTAAGATGGAGCCGATGCTATGCGAGTCCCCTGGCCTCCTCCCTGCTCTCGCACTCGGCCTAATCTCAGACAAGGCCGTTAGTGAGTCTCCCTCCCCTGCTCTCTCCCTGCCTGTCTTGGTCTCCCAGCCTGCACAAGTTCAG TTGAAAGAAGCCGCTGAGAAGTTCACCCCCAAAATTAAGCTGGAGCCACATGAAGTGGATCAGTTTCTGAACCTCTCCCCTAAAG GTCTGGATTCCTTGAAgctgccccccaccccaccaagCTCTCATGGCAGCGATTCAGAGTGGAGTCAGAGTCCTACCCGGCCCTGCCCCCCCTCCAGCCCCACGCAGTCTCAGGCTGTCCTTAAAGTGGCCCCGCTGGGACCTTCCTCCCTCACCAACTCTCCACTGCTCACTGCTCCACAC AAGCTTCAAGGCACCGGGCCCCTCCTTCTCACAGAGGAGGAAAAGAGGACGCTGATCGCTGAGGGCTACCCTGTTCCCACCAAACTCCCTCTCTCCAAAGCTGAGGAAAAAGCCCTGAAGAAAATccgcagaaaaataaaaaacaag ATATCTGCTCAGGAAAGccgaagaaagaagaaagagtaCATGGATGCGCTGGAGAAAAA GGTGGAAACGTGCTCCAATGAGAACAGTGAACTGCGCCGCAAAGTCGAGACTTTGGAGAGCACCAATAA GTCTCTCCTGCAGCAGCTGCACTGCCTGCAGGCCGCAGTTGCTGGCAAGGTCCCACGCTCCTGTCGAGTCACTGGCACCCAAACCACAACCTGTCTTATG GTTGTGGTGCTCTGCTTTGCATTCTTCTTGAGCAATTTTCCTCAGAGTTTTGGCCCCTGCTCCTCCATTGCCAAAACTAGCCTACCCAGTCAACTCACATCTCAGGAGTCTTACACAGCCACAG TGAAATCCAGGAGCCTCCTGGGTTATGAGGATCGCAGTGGCTTTGAGGAGCCGCACCCCTCTGGGCTGGCGGGGGAGAATGTGGAGAAGTGGGACAGGCGACCTGATTCCATATCAGCCTGGCACAGAGAGCAGCAAGCCTCGGAGAGACACGTAGCAGCCGAACCGCACACGCGGTACCTGAACAGCAGTGACTCGCACCTGAAGAAAGCCATACTTATAGATGTTCATCCTCACAG ATCCCATTTGGAGCAGCGGGCAAATGAGACCACAAAAGTGATTGAGCTGGAGAGAACAGTGAATAAAACCTCCTGA